A genomic region of Enterococcus sp. 12C11_DIV0727 contains the following coding sequences:
- a CDS encoding PTS sugar transporter subunit IIA, with protein MMTLKKDDILLQQHFSNKNEAIQAAGKQLSNQGYVSVDYVEKMIERDRLTTTYIGNMVAIPHGTDDSKSLIKQSGIVVLQVPEGVDFDGNQVRLIIGIAGLGDEHLALLSSIALVCAEMENVHQLIAAGTKAEIIDLFKEEVIA; from the coding sequence ATGATGACATTAAAAAAAGACGATATATTATTACAACAACATTTTTCAAATAAAAACGAAGCTATCCAAGCAGCAGGAAAACAATTATCGAATCAGGGATATGTATCGGTTGATTATGTTGAAAAGATGATTGAACGCGATCGTCTAACAACTACTTATATCGGCAATATGGTAGCAATCCCTCATGGAACCGACGATTCAAAATCGTTGATCAAGCAATCTGGGATCGTTGTTTTACAAGTACCGGAAGGTGTGGATTTTGACGGAAATCAAGTGCGATTGATTATTGGAATCGCAGGCTTAGGGGATGAACACTTAGCGCTTTTATCTAGTATTGCATTAGTTTGTGCCGAGATGGAGAACGTACATCAATTGATTGCTGCTGGGACCAAAGCAGAAATTATCGATCTGTTTAAAGAAGAGGTGATCGCATGA
- a CDS encoding PTS mannitol transporter subunit IICB, with protein MEQTQGNLKVKVQQFGSFLSGMIMPNIGAFIAWGILTALFIPTGWFPNEQLNEITGPTITYLLPILIGFTGGRLVYDIRGGVVGAMVTMGVITGAEIPMFLGAMIVGPAGAYCIKKFDELVDGKIKPGFEMLVNNFSSGILSSILAIIAFLIVGPAVEALNNFLATGVGFLVENSLLPLASIFVEPAKVLFLNNAINHGVISPIAIEQAAETGRSVLFLLESNPGPGLGILLAYTIFGRGSAKQTAPGAIIIHFLGGIHEIYFPYILMKPVLILSAIGGGMAGVMTFLLFNAGLVAPASPGSIFAILAMTPRDSYIGVLAGIIVATSVSFAISSVVLKTSKATDTTIEDASEKASALKGRKTLVPEVQSSFSSAEKISDTAETLAHTKKIIFACDAGMGSSAMGASVLRIKVKKAGLSIEVINSAIAQLPEDADIVVTHKDLTSRAKEKLPKAYHVSVDNFLSSDRYDELVEKILVVKTSV; from the coding sequence ATGGAACAAACACAAGGTAATTTAAAAGTGAAAGTTCAACAATTCGGCAGTTTTCTTAGTGGAATGATCATGCCCAATATCGGGGCATTTATTGCTTGGGGAATCTTGACCGCTTTATTTATTCCAACAGGTTGGTTTCCAAATGAACAATTAAATGAAATAACAGGGCCGACGATCACCTATTTATTGCCGATCTTGATAGGTTTTACAGGTGGGCGCTTGGTTTATGATATTCGCGGTGGAGTCGTTGGTGCAATGGTTACAATGGGCGTGATTACAGGTGCAGAGATTCCTATGTTCTTAGGAGCGATGATCGTAGGGCCTGCTGGTGCATATTGTATTAAAAAATTTGATGAACTTGTCGATGGGAAAATCAAACCAGGTTTTGAAATGCTGGTCAATAACTTTTCATCAGGGATTTTGTCCTCTATTTTAGCCATTATTGCATTTTTGATTGTAGGTCCTGCAGTTGAAGCATTGAATAATTTCTTGGCAACTGGAGTGGGTTTCTTAGTTGAAAACTCATTGTTGCCATTAGCAAGTATTTTCGTTGAGCCAGCTAAAGTGCTCTTTTTAAATAATGCCATCAATCATGGTGTAATCAGTCCAATTGCTATTGAACAAGCAGCCGAAACAGGGCGCTCAGTGTTATTTTTATTAGAATCAAATCCTGGACCAGGATTAGGTATTTTGTTGGCCTATACGATCTTTGGTCGAGGTAGCGCTAAACAAACGGCACCTGGCGCGATTATTATCCATTTTTTAGGTGGTATTCATGAAATTTATTTTCCATATATTTTGATGAAACCTGTTTTGATTCTTTCAGCAATCGGTGGTGGAATGGCAGGTGTAATGACGTTTTTATTATTTAATGCTGGATTAGTAGCTCCAGCTTCACCTGGTAGCATCTTTGCAATTTTAGCAATGACACCTCGTGATAGTTATATAGGTGTATTGGCAGGAATTATAGTGGCGACGAGCGTCTCATTTGCGATTTCTTCCGTTGTCTTGAAAACATCAAAAGCAACGGATACTACGATTGAAGATGCTTCTGAAAAGGCAAGTGCTTTAAAAGGTCGTAAGACATTAGTACCAGAAGTTCAAAGTAGCTTTTCGTCTGCTGAAAAAATCAGTGATACTGCTGAAACGCTTGCGCATACGAAAAAAATTATTTTTGCTTGTGATGCAGGAATGGGGTCAAGTGCGATGGGCGCGTCTGTTTTACGAATCAAAGTGAAAAAAGCTGGGTTATCAATCGAGGTGATCAACTCTGCTATCGCACAATTACCTGAAGATGCGGATATTGTTGTAACCCATAAGGACTTAACTTCGCGAGCAAAGGAAAAATTACCTAAGGCGTATCATGTGTCTGTTGATAATTTCTTAAGCAGTGATCGCTATGATGAATTAGTTGAAAAAATATTAGTTGTTAAAACATCTGTTTAA
- a CDS encoding biotin transporter BioY, with protein MKTKDITRIAIMISIIIVLGFFPPIPLGLLPVPIVIQNAGFMLSGLLLGKKNGTIATLLFLLLVAIGFPILAGGRGGIAVFLGITAGYLFAYPFATFLIGWASERVNPYNQNIFWGFGITLLFGALFIDFCGAVGMSILSDMSLSKSLMANLAFIPGDTIKAFLTAFIAQRISKSFDQRRN; from the coding sequence ATGAAAACAAAAGATATCACGAGAATTGCTATTATGATCAGCATTATTATTGTTTTAGGCTTTTTCCCACCGATACCGCTTGGTTTATTACCAGTACCGATCGTGATCCAAAATGCTGGCTTTATGTTAAGTGGATTGCTACTCGGTAAGAAAAATGGAACGATTGCAACCTTACTGTTTTTACTACTTGTTGCGATTGGTTTTCCTATTTTAGCTGGAGGAAGAGGGGGAATCGCTGTTTTTCTCGGTATCACAGCAGGCTACCTTTTTGCTTATCCATTTGCGACTTTTTTGATAGGCTGGGCTAGTGAAAGGGTCAATCCTTATAATCAAAATATTTTCTGGGGATTTGGAATTACCCTCCTTTTTGGTGCATTGTTTATTGATTTTTGTGGAGCAGTCGGGATGAGTATTTTATCTGATATGAGTTTGTCTAAAAGTTTGATGGCAAATCTAGCGTTTATTCCTGGAGATACGATCAAAGCATTTTTGACTGCTTTTATAGCACAAAGAATATCAAAATCGTTCGATCAAAGGAGAAACTAA
- a CDS encoding NUDIX domain-containing protein gives MTHFRSKEAEKQYYEQEASETEFLKWYHQQELPEYEKPSLTVDIVLMCYNKEEDQLKILLINRKGHPYRNSWALPGGFVNRNESTGESVLRETKEETGVVISKENIEQLHSFSRPDRDPRGWVVTVSYLAFIGEEPLIAGDDAKEVRWFTMERKENTLALTNGDVEIILDLQTGASTGKDTLAFDHSEIILKAFNRVANKMEHDPQVLQVLGKDFTITEARKVFAKFSGIDYKTIDHSNFKKAMLHHFEEIGERPVGIGRPSKIYQLKPENSVKK, from the coding sequence TTGACACACTTTAGGTCAAAGGAAGCGGAAAAGCAATATTATGAACAAGAAGCTAGCGAAACTGAGTTTTTAAAATGGTATCACCAACAAGAACTTCCTGAATATGAAAAGCCTTCTCTGACTGTAGATATTGTTTTAATGTGCTATAACAAAGAAGAAGATCAACTTAAAATACTGCTGATTAACAGAAAAGGACATCCTTATAGAAATTCTTGGGCCTTACCTGGTGGATTCGTCAATAGAAATGAATCAACTGGAGAAAGTGTTTTACGGGAGACAAAAGAAGAAACTGGCGTGGTTATTTCTAAAGAAAATATCGAACAACTTCATAGTTTCAGTCGGCCGGATCGAGATCCTCGCGGCTGGGTCGTAACCGTTAGTTATCTCGCTTTTATTGGTGAAGAACCATTGATTGCAGGAGATGATGCTAAAGAAGTCCGCTGGTTTACAATGGAGCGGAAAGAAAACACACTGGCTCTTACCAATGGCGATGTAGAAATCATTTTGGATTTACAGACAGGTGCTTCAACTGGGAAAGATACTTTAGCTTTCGACCACAGTGAAATTATTCTGAAAGCTTTCAATCGAGTGGCGAATAAAATGGAACATGATCCTCAGGTATTGCAAGTTTTAGGGAAAGATTTTACGATCACAGAAGCTCGCAAAGTATTTGCAAAGTTTTCTGGTATTGATTATAAAACAATCGACCACTCAAACTTTAAAAAAGCCATGCTTCATCATTTTGAAGAAATTGGAGAACGTCCGGTAGGTATTGGTCGCCCTTCAAAAATTTATCAGCTAAAACCTGAAAACTCTGTTAAAAAATAA
- a CDS encoding BglG family transcription antiterminator: MYLSARARLIMEQLLTSNRSVSINELAEDLSVSHRTIRRDLKEVESTLTSYQLTLAKEHGILSLVGLDSDKQRFRWQLMDLSYNDYSPEERQQKILKVLLKEESVKLVGLANDLSVTISTISNDLTKIEERLPNTVKIERRRGFGVSLKANEVQKRQLMSELFGQQFPDYRLLKFFQEKSRDHTTNEWVEDRLLDLVSETLLKKVECSVKSWRNNNIEGINDEAYANLIVHISISVERMIAGNFIQPNGTGEKMTQYPEFTVAKNMLADILDMEAEFVPDGEAAYVTTHLRGVKSTESTVYNLENEELEIMMFVKKLIANVEAELGQKLPKELLTKGLIAHLRPTLRRLKQGMRIYNPLIQSIKQDYEALFKVVRRAFDQVYQDKTVPDEEIGYLVLHFGAVLLQLESENSFSGLVVCASGIGTSRMLVTRLRQRIPQLKKLETVSLFELGKRKAEGKYTVIISTIDLGQVDFDYFLVSPILTERELSQISVFLKSLHSGYHKKIAQEEQAVQLTLLEATHFLEQQKMFTSIVLAILKNFNYSKLNENVGTMEDTVRVICTQLLEKAPGLNVESLVSTFLHDGNWKAFGIPDTKIGLFHARNESIKEPFFQLFSLEQSILIETMDHTRMPVDRIILLLVPEKFSQEGLEMISYISTLFVDDQQMIQLLEHGANEEITSYFVQKLLSYLEMRKK, translated from the coding sequence ATGTATCTTTCAGCACGAGCTCGACTAATCATGGAACAGCTGTTAACAAGTAATCGTTCTGTTTCAATCAACGAACTAGCAGAAGATCTAAGTGTTAGTCATCGAACCATTCGACGTGATTTAAAGGAAGTCGAAAGTACACTGACTTCTTATCAACTTACGTTAGCAAAAGAGCATGGAATTTTATCCTTAGTAGGTCTTGATTCTGATAAGCAACGCTTCCGTTGGCAATTGATGGATTTATCTTATAACGATTATAGTCCAGAAGAACGCCAACAGAAAATTCTTAAAGTTCTTTTAAAAGAAGAGTCAGTAAAATTAGTCGGACTAGCTAATGATTTAAGTGTTACGATTTCAACAATTAGTAATGATCTAACTAAAATTGAAGAACGATTACCAAATACAGTCAAAATTGAAAGAAGAAGAGGATTTGGTGTCTCTCTAAAAGCGAATGAAGTGCAAAAAAGACAGTTGATGAGCGAGCTTTTTGGGCAGCAATTTCCAGATTATCGTTTACTAAAATTTTTCCAAGAAAAATCTCGAGATCATACCACGAACGAATGGGTGGAAGATCGTTTACTCGATTTAGTTAGTGAAACGTTATTAAAAAAAGTGGAGTGCAGTGTTAAAAGCTGGCGCAATAACAATATAGAGGGAATCAATGATGAAGCTTATGCGAATTTGATCGTGCATATTTCGATTTCAGTTGAACGAATGATCGCAGGTAATTTTATCCAACCCAATGGCACTGGTGAAAAAATGACACAATACCCCGAGTTTACAGTAGCCAAAAATATGTTAGCTGATATTTTGGATATGGAAGCAGAATTCGTACCAGATGGTGAAGCGGCCTATGTTACGACGCATCTGAGAGGGGTTAAAAGCACTGAAAGTACAGTATATAACTTGGAAAATGAAGAACTGGAAATCATGATGTTCGTCAAAAAATTAATTGCAAACGTTGAAGCAGAATTAGGTCAAAAATTACCAAAAGAGCTTTTAACAAAAGGATTGATCGCTCATTTACGCCCAACGTTAAGACGATTAAAACAAGGTATGCGTATTTACAATCCCTTGATTCAATCAATCAAGCAAGACTATGAAGCTTTGTTTAAAGTAGTCAGACGAGCATTTGATCAAGTCTATCAAGACAAGACGGTACCAGATGAAGAAATCGGGTATTTAGTATTACATTTTGGGGCAGTGTTGTTGCAATTAGAAAGTGAAAACAGTTTTTCTGGGTTGGTTGTGTGCGCTAGTGGCATTGGCACCTCTAGGATGCTTGTTACTCGATTACGGCAACGAATTCCTCAATTAAAAAAATTAGAAACAGTCTCTTTATTTGAGTTAGGGAAAAGGAAAGCTGAAGGTAAATACACTGTCATTATTTCTACGATCGATCTAGGTCAGGTAGATTTTGATTATTTTTTAGTTTCACCTATTTTGACGGAAAGAGAACTTTCACAAATCAGTGTTTTTTTGAAAAGTTTACACAGTGGGTATCATAAAAAAATTGCCCAAGAAGAGCAAGCAGTGCAGCTAACCTTGCTGGAAGCCACTCATTTTTTAGAACAGCAGAAAATGTTCACATCAATCGTTTTAGCAATTTTAAAGAACTTTAACTATTCTAAGTTAAATGAAAATGTAGGAACGATGGAAGATACGGTTCGAGTTATTTGTACGCAATTGTTAGAAAAAGCGCCAGGATTAAATGTAGAGTCATTAGTCAGTACTTTTTTACATGATGGGAATTGGAAAGCTTTTGGCATTCCAGATACAAAAATTGGACTGTTCCACGCTCGCAATGAATCAATCAAAGAACCCTTTTTTCAATTGTTTTCATTAGAGCAGTCTATTCTCATTGAAACAATGGATCATACAAGAATGCCTGTTGATCGAATTATTTTACTTTTAGTTCCTGAGAAATTTTCACAAGAAGGCTTAGAAATGATCAGCTATATCAGCACCTTATTTGTAGACGATCAACAAATGATCCAACTTTTGGAACATGGAGCGAACGAAGAAATCACATCCTATTTTGTTCAAAAATTATTATCTTATTTAGAAATGAGGAAAAAATAA
- a CDS encoding CHY zinc finger protein, with amino-acid sequence MVKLYGATIDHEGRCVHYSSSVDIVANKCYSCKKYYACFQCHDEQEDHLFSAWPVSNEKIVLCGSCRTELSAMEYKTHAKCVNCGHLFNPNCALHSQIYFS; translated from the coding sequence ATGGTGAAACTATATGGAGCGACGATCGATCATGAAGGACGGTGTGTTCACTATAGTTCATCAGTCGATATAGTGGCAAATAAATGTTACTCTTGTAAAAAGTATTACGCTTGTTTTCAGTGCCATGATGAGCAGGAAGATCATCTTTTCTCTGCTTGGCCAGTTTCAAATGAAAAAATCGTTCTTTGTGGTTCTTGCCGTACGGAACTAAGTGCAATGGAATATAAAACACATGCTAAATGTGTAAATTGTGGGCACTTATTTAACCCCAACTGCGCATTGCATAGTCAAATTTATTTTAGTTAA